The Christiangramia flava JLT2011 genome has a segment encoding these proteins:
- a CDS encoding lycopene cyclase family protein produces MLTPDYFYVIVGGGLAGLQLAAEISQDVFFKGKKIAVVEPSEKLRNDKTWCYWENGGAKWDDIVHHKWAYTYFNTPEISEKFDLGPYRYKMVRSIDFYEKIKDLLQDSPDVFFINDEIEKIDLVTRTAIGKNKTYTATHFFDSRLHEAYKTSDRTSLIYQHFKGLLIETEKAVFDPEAFTMMDYRISYQNKTCFTYVLPFSEKKALVEFTFFTPDMSGSEEYDELLEQYLRKVLLLKEWQVLETEKGVIPMTDYPFEKENSAYLTKIGTAGGWVKASSGYSFKNTEKKIQKLIENIKSGYHPGKDLINKKFRKFDAIFLDVLMRRNDLGKGLFQKLYTKNEITDIFRFLDEETTASENRNIMFSMYHREFLKSFFRKL; encoded by the coding sequence ATGCTAACGCCAGATTATTTCTACGTGATAGTGGGCGGTGGTCTGGCCGGGCTGCAACTGGCTGCGGAAATTTCTCAGGACGTTTTTTTTAAAGGAAAGAAAATTGCCGTTGTAGAACCTTCTGAAAAACTTCGGAATGACAAAACCTGGTGTTATTGGGAAAATGGCGGTGCCAAATGGGACGATATCGTTCACCATAAGTGGGCCTATACTTATTTCAATACTCCGGAAATTTCAGAAAAATTTGATCTTGGGCCATATCGCTACAAAATGGTACGCTCCATTGATTTTTACGAGAAGATCAAAGACCTGCTCCAGGATTCACCCGATGTATTTTTTATCAATGATGAAATTGAAAAAATAGACCTGGTCACGCGCACGGCCATCGGAAAAAACAAAACCTATACGGCGACGCATTTTTTCGATAGTCGGTTGCACGAAGCCTACAAAACTTCCGATCGCACGAGCCTGATCTACCAACATTTTAAAGGTTTACTTATTGAAACGGAGAAAGCAGTTTTTGATCCGGAAGCCTTTACAATGATGGATTACCGCATTTCCTACCAGAATAAAACCTGTTTCACATACGTTCTTCCTTTTTCTGAAAAAAAAGCACTGGTAGAATTCACTTTTTTCACCCCAGACATGAGCGGAAGTGAAGAATATGACGAATTGCTCGAGCAATATCTTCGGAAGGTGCTGTTATTGAAAGAATGGCAAGTGCTAGAAACTGAAAAAGGCGTTATTCCCATGACCGATTATCCTTTTGAAAAGGAAAACAGCGCTTATCTCACCAAGATCGGGACGGCTGGTGGCTGGGTGAAAGCCTCTTCCGGTTATTCCTTTAAAAATACCGAGAAAAAAATCCAAAAGTTGATCGAGAATATTAAAAGTGGTTACCATCCCGGGAAAGACCTGATCAATAAAAAATTCAGAAAATTCGATGCGATTTTCCTGGATGTATTGATGCGACGGAACGATCTTGGAAAAGGCCTTTTTCAGAAGTTATATACCAAGAATGAGATCACGGATATTTTCAGGTTTTTGGATGAAGAAACCACCGCTTCAGAAAACCGGAACATTATGTTTTCGATGTACCACCGGGAATTTTTAAAATCTTTTTTCAGGAAATTGTAA
- a CDS encoding peptidylprolyl isomerase — protein sequence MQLKIMNLKSTIKYSLLSIGLLTCLGSYAQEVVVTDSSSIPMNEQVVKDTVVEKGKQRRKVDGIAAVVGQFIILDSDIDLMYKDMQSQGISTAQVTDCNLAGSLMENKLYAHQAIQDSIIVTDAQVEGIVEQTIQGFLQQAGSMDRLLQFYNKDSEEELRTELFELTKQRQLAQRMQQKIIEDVTITPEEVKQYYDNMEEKPVFGTEVELSQIVIEPEVPEEERQKVIDRLNEFKADVEDNGASFATKAVLYSDDPGTAPGGGKITMTRKDQFVKEFKDVAFSLQEGEVSEPFETIFGYHIIKIDDIRGQTVDLRHILLIPDVTNASVEAARKEIDTVRKKIVDGELDFADAAREVSDEEETRNEGGKLINPRTSDTRFELTKMDPELFQQVEGLEEGEISQVLRQQTRTGRPQFKIIKVTKKIPEHAADYATDYQKIKDLALKDKQLKRIEEWQKEKINDTYIKVNGKYRDCEYTSEWVKDKNQ from the coding sequence ATGCAATTGAAAATAATGAATTTGAAATCTACAATTAAATACAGCCTTTTAAGTATTGGGCTTTTGACCTGTTTAGGATCGTACGCGCAGGAAGTGGTGGTGACTGATAGTAGTTCCATCCCAATGAACGAACAGGTAGTAAAAGATACCGTAGTAGAAAAGGGAAAACAGCGACGTAAGGTAGATGGTATCGCCGCCGTGGTTGGGCAGTTTATCATCCTTGACAGCGATATAGACCTGATGTATAAGGATATGCAGAGCCAGGGGATTTCTACTGCTCAGGTTACCGATTGTAATCTGGCCGGTTCGCTGATGGAAAATAAATTATATGCCCACCAGGCCATCCAGGACAGTATCATTGTGACAGACGCGCAGGTAGAGGGTATTGTGGAACAGACCATCCAGGGGTTTTTGCAACAGGCAGGATCGATGGATCGCCTGCTGCAATTCTATAACAAAGACAGTGAGGAAGAACTGCGCACGGAACTCTTCGAACTAACCAAGCAACGCCAGCTTGCCCAGCGCATGCAGCAAAAGATCATTGAAGACGTGACCATTACTCCGGAAGAGGTCAAACAATATTACGATAATATGGAAGAGAAGCCGGTATTTGGTACCGAAGTAGAACTTTCACAAATCGTTATCGAACCGGAAGTGCCGGAAGAAGAAAGACAAAAAGTCATCGACAGGCTCAATGAATTCAAGGCAGATGTGGAAGACAATGGAGCGAGCTTTGCAACCAAAGCGGTATTGTACTCAGATGATCCGGGGACGGCTCCGGGCGGTGGAAAGATCACCATGACCCGTAAAGACCAGTTCGTAAAAGAGTTTAAAGATGTGGCCTTTAGTTTACAGGAAGGCGAGGTGAGTGAACCTTTCGAAACCATCTTCGGGTACCATATTATCAAGATCGATGATATTCGCGGTCAAACGGTAGACCTAAGGCATATCCTGCTCATTCCTGATGTGACCAATGCTTCAGTGGAAGCTGCTCGCAAGGAGATCGATACCGTGCGTAAAAAGATCGTAGATGGCGAGCTGGATTTTGCAGACGCAGCGAGAGAAGTTTCAGACGAAGAGGAGACCAGAAATGAAGGAGGGAAATTAATCAATCCGCGAACCAGTGATACCCGTTTTGAACTAACGAAAATGGATCCGGAACTTTTCCAGCAGGTGGAAGGTTTGGAAGAAGGAGAGATTTCCCAGGTTTTGAGACAGCAAACCAGGACAGGAAGACCTCAGTTCAAGATCATTAAAGTGACTAAAAAAATTCCGGAGCACGCGGCCGATTATGCTACCGATTATCAGAAGATCAAAGACCTGGCGCTTAAAGACAAGCAATTAAAGCGAATCGAAGAGTGGCAGAAAGAGAAGATCAACGATACCTATATCAAGGTGAACGGGAAATACCGTGATTGCGAATATACCAGCGAATGGGTAAAAGATAAAAATCAGTAA
- a CDS encoding copper homeostasis protein CutC: MTIEICCGNLESAINAEAAGADRIELCAELAVGGITPSYGLIAEVVKQLSIPVFVLIRPRSGDFTYSDAEFEAMKKDIQICQKLGCSGIVSGILLENSEIDIPRTEELIRASKPLAFTFHRAFDWVPDPLQSLLQLEKMGANRVLTSGQQPKASQGLNLLKELKNSAEKITILPGAGITAENAGLFKNAGFNEIHSTATQIQSQIFNKNVPMNSLKHLAEEQRAVSNLQQIKALIASCKT, encoded by the coding sequence ATGACGATTGAAATTTGCTGCGGAAACCTGGAATCGGCCATTAATGCTGAAGCCGCAGGAGCAGATCGCATTGAGCTTTGTGCCGAACTGGCTGTGGGCGGAATCACTCCATCTTATGGCCTCATTGCTGAAGTTGTGAAACAACTTAGTATTCCCGTATTTGTGCTCATCAGGCCAAGAAGTGGTGATTTCACCTATTCTGATGCGGAATTTGAAGCGATGAAAAAAGATATACAAATCTGTCAAAAACTGGGATGCAGCGGGATTGTTTCCGGTATCCTACTGGAGAATTCTGAAATTGACATTCCCCGAACCGAAGAACTTATCCGTGCAAGCAAGCCTTTAGCCTTCACATTCCACCGCGCATTCGACTGGGTTCCAGACCCGCTTCAGTCCCTTCTGCAACTGGAAAAAATGGGCGCTAACAGGGTTTTGACTTCCGGTCAGCAGCCTAAAGCTTCACAAGGATTGAACCTGCTGAAGGAACTAAAAAATTCAGCAGAAAAAATTACGATTTTGCCCGGCGCGGGAATTACCGCTGAAAATGCGGGCCTTTTTAAAAATGCCGGTTTTAATGAAATTCATAGCACCGCCACGCAGATTCAATCACAGATTTTCAATAAAAACGTTCCCATGAATAGTTTGAAACATCTGGCTGAAGAACAACGAGCTGTTTCAAATTTGCAGCAAATAAAGGCTCTCATCGCAAGCTGCAAAACCTAA
- a CDS encoding AAA family ATPase: MSDVALVEKLVSRHQELRNEISRVIVGQDAVVNEILISIFSGGHSLLIGVPGLAKTLMVNTIAKTLGLDFKRIQFTPDLMPSDILGAEILDENRNFKFIKGPVFTNILLADEINRTPPKTQAALLEAMQERAVTVAGHHYKLDQPYFVLATQNPIEQEGTYPLPEAQLDRFMFAITLDYPSFEEEVAVVKNTTTDQTAEVRKLFNAAEISEIQQVIRRIPVPDNVVEYAVRLVGKTRPHKDSPELVRNYLDWGAGPRASQNLILAAKTHAVINGKFSPDIENVRAVAFGILRHRIIKNYKAEAEGISEEHIIRELF, from the coding sequence ATGAGTGATGTGGCTCTGGTAGAAAAACTGGTTTCCCGGCATCAGGAGCTCAGAAATGAGATTTCCAGGGTCATTGTGGGGCAGGATGCGGTGGTGAATGAAATCCTGATCTCTATTTTTTCAGGAGGACACTCCTTGCTGATTGGTGTTCCAGGGCTGGCAAAGACACTAATGGTCAATACCATTGCCAAAACCTTAGGGTTGGACTTTAAAAGAATTCAGTTCACACCAGATCTAATGCCGAGTGACATCCTTGGTGCCGAAATCCTGGATGAGAACCGAAATTTTAAATTTATCAAAGGTCCGGTTTTCACCAATATTCTTCTTGCTGACGAGATTAACAGAACGCCGCCAAAAACACAGGCTGCCCTGCTGGAAGCCATGCAGGAACGCGCCGTAACAGTGGCCGGCCATCATTATAAACTGGATCAGCCCTATTTTGTGCTGGCAACCCAAAACCCCATTGAGCAGGAAGGAACCTATCCCTTACCAGAGGCACAGCTGGATCGGTTCATGTTTGCGATCACCCTGGATTATCCAAGTTTTGAGGAAGAAGTTGCGGTAGTGAAAAATACCACTACTGATCAGACTGCGGAAGTGCGAAAACTCTTCAATGCGGCTGAAATTTCTGAAATTCAGCAGGTGATCAGGCGTATCCCGGTCCCTGATAATGTCGTAGAGTACGCGGTGCGGCTGGTTGGGAAAACCCGGCCCCACAAAGATTCCCCGGAACTCGTCCGCAATTATTTAGACTGGGGAGCAGGACCAAGAGCCTCCCAAAACCTGATTCTGGCCGCAAAAACTCATGCTGTGATCAATGGAAAGTTTTCCCCAGATATTGAAAATGTGCGTGCCGTAGCCTTCGGGATTTTGCGACACCGTATCATTAAAAATTACAAGGCTGAAGCCGAAGGAATTTCCGAAGAACATATCATCAGGGAACTTTTTTAG
- a CDS encoding TlpA family protein disulfide reductase → MKLLKNQWSNIIFIVIILALIIPSTRKPIQIFVNKLISFAPSVTDEEERETIASYNWALEDVNGKRVDFNQFKGEVIVVNFWATWCPPCLAEMPSFQELHEDYGNKVRFLFVSNEEHETVDNFMKRKRFDLPSFKMLSQAPAPMDGRTLPTTYVLNKKGQIVVEKVGSADWNSDKFRKTLDGLLAE, encoded by the coding sequence ATGAAACTCTTGAAGAATCAGTGGAGCAATATTATTTTTATCGTGATCATTTTGGCGCTGATCATTCCTTCCACTCGCAAACCTATTCAGATATTCGTAAATAAACTTATTAGTTTCGCACCTTCTGTGACCGATGAAGAAGAGCGTGAAACGATCGCCAGCTACAACTGGGCGCTGGAAGATGTGAATGGAAAGCGGGTCGATTTCAATCAGTTCAAAGGCGAAGTAATCGTGGTGAATTTCTGGGCGACCTGGTGCCCCCCTTGTTTGGCCGAAATGCCCTCATTCCAGGAGCTACACGAGGATTATGGCAACAAGGTGCGTTTCCTGTTCGTGTCTAACGAGGAGCATGAAACTGTTGATAATTTCATGAAGCGCAAACGTTTTGATCTTCCAAGTTTTAAAATGCTCAGCCAGGCACCTGCACCAATGGACGGGCGCACGCTCCCAACTACTTATGTCCTGAATAAAAAAGGGCAGATCGTGGTGGAAAAAGTGGGTTCTGCCGACTGGAATAGTGATAAATTCCGGAAAACGCTGGACGGTTTACTCGCCGAGTAA
- a CDS encoding SRPBCC family protein produces MKYQQQIIVRIPRKEFIDKFSDPENFPLWQRGFLSFNQISGELGSEGSTNMLKYRMNNRKIEMTETVLRNELPEAFSATYEAKGVYNIQHNYFREINGNTEWTSESEFQFSGMMKIIGALMPGAFKKQSSQFMKDFKAFAEDGTRVPKEG; encoded by the coding sequence ATGAAATACCAGCAACAAATAATCGTGAGAATTCCGCGGAAGGAATTTATCGACAAGTTCTCAGACCCTGAAAATTTCCCGCTCTGGCAGCGAGGTTTCCTCTCATTTAACCAAATTTCAGGAGAACTGGGATCTGAAGGCTCTACAAACATGCTGAAATATCGCATGAACAACCGCAAGATCGAAATGACTGAAACGGTCTTACGGAACGAACTGCCGGAAGCATTTTCAGCAACCTACGAGGCAAAAGGCGTGTACAATATTCAGCATAACTATTTTCGGGAAATCAATGGAAATACCGAATGGACTTCAGAAAGTGAATTCCAATTCAGCGGAATGATGAAAATAATCGGTGCGCTCATGCCGGGCGCTTTTAAAAAACAATCCTCCCAGTTTATGAAAGATTTCAAGGCTTTCGCAGAAGATGGAACCAGGGTTCCGAAAGAAGGATAG
- a CDS encoding aconitate hydratase, whose translation MAYDIDMIKQVYSHMADRVNKAREVVGKPLTLSEKILYSHLWDGEAKEAFKRGKDYVEFAPDRIACQDATAQMALLQFMQAGKKKVAVPTTVHCDHLIQAKMGAAIDLQAANKSSSEVFDFLESVSNKYGIGFWKPGAGIIHQVVLENYAFPGGMMIGTDSHTVNAGGLGMVAIGVGGADAVDVMAGMPWELKFPKLIGVKLTGSLSGWTAPKDVILKVAGILTVKGGTGAIIEYFGEGARSMSCTGKGTICNMGAEVGATTSTFGYDDSMERYLRATNRADVADAANAVREHLTGDDEVYANPEQYFDELIEINLSELKPHLNGPFTPDLATPISEMGEKAKENDWPINVDWGLIGSCTNSSYEDLTRAASIAKQAVDKKIKAKSDFGINPGSEQIRFTAERDGLLQIFEDLEATVFTNACGPCIGQWDRSDRKGEEKNTIVHSFNRNFSKRADGNPNTHAFVGSPEMVAAIAISGRLDFDPTRDKLINEDGEEVMLDEPKGIELPTKGFAVEDPGYVEPKEDGSDVEVKVASDSERLQLLTPFEPWDGKNLMGAKLLIKAWGKCTTDHISMAGPWLRYRGHLDNISNNCLIGAVNAYNKKTNFVKSQITGEYDGVPAVQREYKAKGIPTVVVGDHNYGEGSSREHAAMEPRHLGVKVVLVKSFARIHETNLKKQGMLGLTFANEDDYDLIQEDDTFNFIDLENFAPDTPLTIEIVHADGSKDTIKANHTYNAPQIEWYKHGSALNLIKKQNAA comes from the coding sequence ATGGCATACGATATTGATATGATCAAGCAGGTTTATAGCCACATGGCCGATCGTGTAAATAAAGCGCGCGAGGTTGTGGGTAAACCATTGACACTTTCAGAAAAAATTCTTTATTCTCACCTTTGGGATGGGGAAGCAAAAGAAGCCTTCAAAAGAGGTAAAGATTACGTAGAATTCGCGCCAGACAGGATTGCCTGCCAGGATGCGACTGCGCAAATGGCTTTGCTTCAGTTCATGCAGGCTGGGAAGAAAAAGGTAGCAGTACCAACAACTGTGCATTGTGATCACCTGATCCAGGCTAAAATGGGTGCGGCCATCGACCTTCAGGCGGCCAATAAGAGCAGTAGTGAGGTTTTTGATTTTCTGGAATCAGTATCTAATAAATACGGAATTGGTTTCTGGAAGCCGGGTGCAGGTATTATTCACCAGGTAGTTCTTGAAAACTATGCATTCCCGGGAGGTATGATGATTGGTACTGATTCTCACACGGTAAACGCCGGTGGTCTTGGTATGGTAGCTATTGGTGTTGGTGGAGCAGATGCTGTAGACGTGATGGCAGGAATGCCTTGGGAACTGAAATTCCCAAAATTGATTGGTGTGAAATTAACCGGATCACTTTCCGGATGGACTGCACCAAAAGATGTGATCCTTAAAGTTGCTGGTATTCTTACCGTGAAAGGTGGTACCGGAGCAATAATTGAATATTTCGGGGAAGGAGCCAGATCGATGTCTTGTACTGGTAAAGGTACCATTTGTAATATGGGAGCTGAGGTTGGAGCAACGACTTCAACTTTTGGTTATGACGATTCTATGGAACGTTACCTGCGCGCAACGAACCGTGCTGATGTGGCTGATGCTGCAAATGCCGTTCGTGAGCACCTGACCGGTGATGATGAGGTGTATGCAAATCCTGAGCAGTATTTTGATGAATTAATCGAAATCAACCTTTCAGAATTGAAACCTCACCTTAACGGTCCTTTTACTCCGGATTTGGCAACGCCAATTTCTGAAATGGGTGAAAAAGCAAAAGAAAATGACTGGCCAATCAATGTGGATTGGGGATTAATCGGCTCCTGTACCAACTCTTCTTATGAAGATTTGACCAGAGCTGCTTCGATTGCAAAACAGGCTGTAGATAAAAAGATCAAAGCGAAATCAGATTTCGGTATCAATCCTGGTTCTGAGCAAATTCGTTTTACTGCGGAAAGAGATGGCCTTCTTCAGATTTTTGAAGACCTGGAAGCTACCGTGTTTACAAACGCCTGCGGGCCATGTATTGGTCAGTGGGATCGTAGTGACCGCAAAGGGGAAGAGAAGAACACGATCGTTCACTCTTTCAACCGTAACTTCTCTAAACGTGCCGATGGTAACCCAAATACGCATGCTTTCGTAGGATCTCCTGAAATGGTTGCTGCAATTGCAATTTCGGGTAGACTGGATTTTGATCCCACACGTGATAAATTGATCAACGAGGATGGGGAAGAAGTGATGTTGGATGAGCCAAAAGGTATCGAATTGCCAACCAAAGGTTTTGCAGTAGAGGATCCTGGATATGTGGAGCCAAAAGAAGATGGTAGCGATGTAGAGGTAAAAGTAGCTTCAGATAGCGAACGTTTGCAACTGCTTACTCCATTTGAGCCATGGGATGGTAAAAACCTGATGGGTGCAAAACTATTGATCAAAGCATGGGGTAAATGTACTACTGATCATATTTCTATGGCTGGTCCATGGTTAAGATATCGTGGTCACCTGGATAATATTTCCAATAACTGTTTGATCGGTGCGGTGAACGCTTATAACAAGAAAACCAACTTCGTAAAAAGCCAGATCACTGGTGAATATGACGGAGTGCCGGCCGTTCAGAGAGAATACAAGGCTAAAGGTATTCCAACAGTAGTGGTTGGAGATCACAACTACGGAGAAGGATCTTCCAGAGAGCACGCGGCGATGGAGCCGAGACACCTTGGGGTAAAAGTAGTATTGGTTAAATCTTTCGCCCGTATTCATGAAACAAACCTGAAGAAACAGGGAATGTTGGGTCTTACTTTCGCCAATGAAGATGATTACGATTTGATTCAGGAAGATGATACCTTTAACTTTATTGATTTGGAGAACTTTGCGCCAGATACACCATTGACGATCGAGATCGTTCATGCTGATGGTAGTAAGGATACGATCAAAGCGAACCACACTTATAATGCGCCACAAATCGAGTGGTACAAGCATGGTTCTGCACTGAACCTTATCAAAAAACAAAATGCAGCATAA
- a CDS encoding peptidyl-prolyl cis-trans isomerase — protein sequence MRHCLRAIFGLMLVLVTSCQYFEKSEDREPVVRVNDSYLYKDDISKLLNEDTSPQDSAVIVSSYITRWATQQLLIDRAKLNLPEQQQQEFNDLVANYRNELYTNAYTDALVSRDLDTTLNNTEIAEYYEANKENFILNEDLVKLRYINLPNETNNLDEIIQKFRRFNEDDQADLANMAIQFRNYSMNDSVWVKTKSVYDKIGPLSADDRQTLLKKSNFMQLSDSLNTYLVYVNDVLTRNDQAPLEYAKPTIREILLNKRKQNLIKELEKDITKDAIENNEFEIYN from the coding sequence TTGAGACACTGTCTTAGAGCAATTTTTGGACTTATGTTGGTGCTGGTGACCAGTTGCCAGTATTTTGAAAAATCAGAAGATCGGGAACCGGTAGTTCGGGTAAACGATTCCTATCTGTATAAAGACGACATCAGTAAACTGCTGAATGAGGATACTTCGCCGCAGGACAGTGCGGTGATCGTTTCGAGTTATATCACCCGGTGGGCGACGCAACAATTGTTGATAGACCGCGCCAAACTGAATCTTCCGGAGCAGCAGCAACAGGAGTTCAACGACCTGGTGGCGAACTACCGGAATGAGCTTTATACCAATGCGTATACTGATGCGCTGGTTTCAAGAGATCTGGACACGACGCTGAACAATACGGAAATTGCCGAGTATTACGAGGCGAACAAGGAAAATTTCATCCTGAACGAAGACCTGGTAAAGTTGAGGTATATCAACCTTCCGAATGAGACGAACAACCTGGATGAGATCATTCAGAAATTCCGAAGATTCAATGAAGATGACCAGGCAGATCTGGCAAATATGGCCATACAGTTCCGGAATTACTCGATGAACGACTCGGTTTGGGTCAAAACCAAATCGGTTTACGATAAAATTGGACCGCTTTCTGCAGATGACAGGCAGACCTTGCTGAAAAAGTCTAATTTTATGCAGTTAAGTGATTCGCTAAACACCTATCTTGTTTACGTGAATGATGTGCTTACCAGAAATGACCAGGCACCGCTGGAATACGCGAAGCCTACGATCAGGGAAATATTGCTGAACAAGCGTAAACAGAACCTGATCAAAGAACTTGAGAAAGATATTACAAAAGATGCAATTGAAAATAATGAATTTGAAATCTACAATTAA
- the guaB gene encoding IMP dehydrogenase yields MTAHESKILGEGLTYDDVLLVPAFSEVLPREVSITSKFTRNIPINVPIVSAAMDTVTESRMAIAMAREGGIGVLHKNMTIEQQALKVRKVKRAESGMIIDPVTLPISATVKDAKASMKEHSIGGIPIVDEEGRLLGIVTNRDLRFEKNNNRPIAEVMTSDNLVTVSEGTSLEDAEDILQENKIEKLPVVNKEDKLVGLITFRDITKLTQKPMANKDSYGRLRVAAAVGVTGDAVDRVEALVNAGVDAVIIDTAHGHTKGVVHVLKEVKKKFKDLEVVVGNIATAEAAKYLVEAGADAVKVGIGPGSICTTRVVAGVGVPQFSAVLEVAAAIKGSGVPVIADGGIRYTGDIPKAIAAGADCVMLGSLLAGTKESPGETIIYEGRKFKSYRGMGSVEAMQKGSKDRYFQDVEDDIKKLVPEGIVGRVPYKGDLEESIHQFVGGLKAGMGYCGAKDVETLKENGRFVKITAAGVHESHPHDVTITKESPNYSR; encoded by the coding sequence ATGACCGCACACGAATCCAAAATCTTAGGAGAAGGCCTTACTTACGACGACGTTTTGCTCGTCCCGGCATTTTCTGAAGTACTTCCCAGGGAAGTTAGCATCACCTCCAAATTTACACGTAACATTCCAATTAATGTCCCGATCGTATCGGCTGCGATGGATACCGTTACTGAATCGCGCATGGCTATTGCCATGGCCAGGGAAGGAGGGATAGGTGTGCTCCATAAAAACATGACGATTGAACAACAGGCGCTGAAGGTACGAAAGGTGAAACGTGCCGAAAGCGGCATGATCATCGACCCGGTGACGCTGCCAATTTCTGCTACTGTGAAAGATGCCAAGGCTTCCATGAAGGAGCATAGCATTGGCGGGATCCCGATCGTGGATGAAGAAGGCAGGCTGCTGGGCATCGTGACCAATCGAGATCTACGTTTCGAAAAAAATAACAACAGGCCGATCGCCGAAGTAATGACTTCTGATAACCTGGTAACGGTTTCTGAAGGAACTTCGCTGGAAGATGCCGAAGATATCCTTCAGGAGAATAAAATTGAAAAACTACCGGTCGTCAACAAAGAAGATAAACTGGTTGGTCTCATCACCTTCCGGGATATTACGAAACTTACCCAAAAGCCGATGGCGAACAAGGATTCCTACGGAAGACTTCGTGTTGCCGCAGCGGTTGGAGTGACCGGTGACGCGGTAGATCGTGTGGAAGCCCTTGTAAATGCTGGCGTAGATGCCGTGATCATTGATACGGCACACGGGCATACTAAAGGAGTGGTTCATGTGCTGAAAGAAGTAAAGAAAAAATTTAAGGACCTGGAAGTGGTCGTTGGGAATATCGCTACTGCGGAAGCTGCAAAATATTTGGTGGAAGCTGGAGCTGATGCCGTGAAAGTAGGAATTGGTCCAGGTTCCATTTGTACAACAAGAGTGGTAGCCGGAGTGGGAGTTCCGCAATTTTCTGCGGTTCTGGAAGTGGCTGCGGCTATCAAAGGTTCTGGTGTGCCGGTAATTGCCGATGGTGGTATTCGTTACACGGGAGATATTCCAAAGGCGATCGCAGCAGGTGCCGATTGTGTGATGCTGGGTTCGTTGCTCGCCGGAACAAAGGAATCACCCGGAGAAACCATTATTTACGAAGGAAGAAAATTCAAGTCTTACCGCGGGATGGGCTCTGTTGAAGCAATGCAGAAAGGTTCTAAAGATCGTTATTTCCAGGATGTGGAAGATGATATCAAGAAACTGGTTCCGGAAGGTATCGTTGGTCGCGTGCCTTACAAAGGTGACCTGGAAGAAAGTATTCACCAGTTCGTAGGTGGTTTGAAAGCCGGTATGGGCTACTGTGGTGCGAAAGATGTGGAAACGCTTAAGGAAAACGGGCGGTTTGTGAAGATCACCGCCGCCGGGGTTCACGAAAGTCACCCGCACGATGTGACCATTACCAAGGAATCTCCTAATTACAGCAGGTAA
- a CDS encoding OmpH family outer membrane protein, which yields MKKASLAVVFLFVSLATFAQSKIGTIDAEYILSQMPETADLNKQLEEYNQQLQGDLQGNITDYEALVKDYQATNDTLSETALKEKQGKLMELENDIKGFRQKAGVMIQMKRNELTGPLYEKIDAAMKQVIQQEGYTQIFHASASGLAFSRVEDDITEKVMDILGIEAKAPQTNPNTVVKDDSGK from the coding sequence ATGAAAAAAGCAAGTTTAGCCGTAGTATTTCTTTTTGTAAGCTTGGCGACGTTCGCCCAGAGTAAAATAGGCACCATAGACGCCGAATATATCCTCTCGCAAATGCCAGAGACCGCCGACCTGAACAAGCAGCTGGAAGAGTATAACCAGCAGTTGCAGGGCGACCTTCAAGGCAATATTACTGATTATGAGGCACTGGTAAAAGATTACCAGGCGACCAATGACACGCTGAGCGAAACTGCTTTGAAAGAAAAGCAGGGTAAACTCATGGAACTGGAAAACGATATCAAAGGTTTCCGTCAGAAAGCAGGTGTGATGATCCAGATGAAGCGCAACGAACTAACCGGGCCGCTTTACGAAAAGATCGATGCTGCCATGAAACAGGTGATCCAGCAGGAAGGATATACGCAGATCTTTCACGCCAGCGCCAGCGGACTCGCTTTTTCACGGGTAGAAGATGATATTACGGAAAAAGTGATGGATATTTTGGGAATCGAAGCGAAAGCTCCGCAAACCAATCCGAACACCGTTGTAAAAGACGACTCGGGAAAATAA